TTACCCTGCTGGGCCAATTTGAACACTTTCTCAGCCGAGTCTGGGGCACCCCTGAAGGAGTCACTTCGGTGGATTAAAGTGACCTGTTGCGCAATATCTGCAAGATGGAAAGTCCAGTCGAGCGCGGAGTCACCGCCACCGGCAATGACGATTTTTTTATCCCGGTATTTGGCGGGATCTTTTACCATATAATCGACGCCTTTTCCTTCAAAGAGATGAAGGTTTGGGATTTCGGGCTTGCGTGGTTCAAAGCAACCTAAGCCCCCAGCGATGACAATGACCTGTGTATGAACCATCGTATGATCATTGGTTTCTACGATAAAGGAACCATCGTCCTGTTTTGTGATATGTTCCACTCGCTCGCCTAAGGTGAATGTGGGGTCAAAGGGTTTAATCTGTTCGAGCTGTTTATCGATCAATTCCTGCGCAGTGATACTTGGATAACCGGGAATGTCGTAGATAGGTTTATGGGGGTAGATCTCCGAAAGCTGACCGCCCACTTGAGGTAGTACATCGATCAAATGGCAGCGCATTTTTAAAAGTCCAGCTTCAAAGACTGCGAATAGGCCAACAGGTCCTGCTCCGATGATACAGATATCCGTATTTATCATAGCTATTCTATATTTAAGTTGTTATATATTGTATTCAAAATTCTTGTAAAAGCTTCGAAATCTTCGTCTGCTAGATTTTCCCAGGCCTTCATGCGAATCTCCGTAACAAGCGGCGTAAGCGATGCTACTTTTAATTTTCCTTCTTCTGTCAAATGAAGGTAGAGACTTCGACGATCCGTTTCATCGGTGATCCGCTCGGCCAAATTTTTTTTAAGGAGGATATCTACGATACGTGTCAGTGTGGGCTGGTCTTTTCCGCAGCGCTTTGCCAGTTCTTTTTGTGAAAGTTGATCTGTTTCGTATAAAGCCTTTAAGATGGTCCATTGGTCTACAGTAATATCAAATCCTTTCTCCGCAAAAGAAGATTGGGCGAACTGTTTTACTTTCTTGGCTGTTTGGTCCAAGATGAAAGAGTAGCGGTCAAATTTTTCGTTTAGCATACAAATATTTAGTGCAACAAATATATTTAAAATATTTAGTGTGACAAGTAATTTGAATGCAATAAAAAAAGGGCGTTCATTCGAACGCCCTTTTTTTATTTTATTAATATTAGCTATTATGGTCTTACGACTTCAGCTTTTTTAGCTGTATTACCTTCTGCTAAGTGCTTTCCTTTACGTAAGTCATATACCGAAGGTGCCGCTAAGATAATCGATGAATATGTACCTACGATAACACCGATTAAGATTGCGAATGAGAATCCACGGATAACTTCACCACCAAAGATAAACAATACAGCAAGAACAAACACGATTGTCAATGATGTGATGATTGTTCTACTTAAAGTAGAGTTGATCGCATGGTTTACGACATCGCCAAGATCTTCATTATGTGCATTTGGTTTCGATACGAATTCACGTAAACGGTCAAATACAACCACTGTATCATTCACCGAGTAGGCAATTACAGTTAATATCGCCGCCACAAAGTGTTGGTCAATATCCAATGAGAATGGTACGATACCATCCAAGATAGAGAATAATCCCAATAAAATAATCGCATCGTGAATTGTTGCAATAGCTGCTCCAACCGAATATTCCCATTTGTGGAAACGGATCAAGATGTAAGCTGCAACAATGATGATAGAGAAAATTGCGGAACTTGTTGCTCTAGATTTGATGTCGGTAGCGATACTTGGTCCAACTTTTTGAGACGAAAGGATCTCATGTTTATTGGAAGCATCTACTTTTGATAAACCTTGATTTAATTTGTCCAATACCTCTTTATCAGCAGTGTCCGAAGTTTCTTCGATATGGTAAGTTGTTGTTATACGCAGTTGGTTGGATGCACCGAAGACTTTTACTTCTGTTGTTTTCTGGAAGATATCATCCAAGTTTGTACGTACAGCTTCCAAGTCCACAGGTTTATCATAACGGACAGTATACGTACGGCCACCTTGGAAGTCTACACCTAAACTGAATCCTTTTGTGAAAATTGATGCCGCAGAAATTAACACGGCAACGATTGAAATCGCATAAAAGATTTTACGTTTCTGAACGAATTTAAAGTTTGCATTATGCAAGGTATTTGCAGACCAAGGGAAAGAGACTTTGATTTTGAAATCTTTCGCCAACATCCATTCGAAAATAACACGAGTAACAAGGATCGCAGTAAACAATGAAGTAATGATACCCACCATTAATGTTGTCGCGAAACCTAAGATTGGGCCACTACCAAATAAGAATAAGATAATACCGATCAAAAACGTTGTGATCTGCGAATCCAGGATGGAAGGTAAAGCGTGTTTGTAACCATCTGCAACAGCCTGACGGATCGATTTTCCTAAGCCCAGTTCTTCACGGATACGTTCATAAATCAAGACGTTCGCATCGACCGCAGTACCCATTGTTAATACGATACCCGCGATACCCGGTAAGGTGAGTACAGCATTTAAGGATGCCAATACCCCCATAATGATAAATACGTTTAACAATACCGCAATGTTTGCCACGATACCTGCAGTATTGTAGTAAGCGATCATAAAGATCATTACTACGATAATACCGATAACAGCAGAATTAACACCCGCATCAATGGCAGCCTGACCCAAAGTAGGTCCCACAATAGCTTCTTCAACAATTTTAGCAGTCGTTGGAAGACGACCTGCCTTCAATACGTTTGCTAAATCTTTGGTGTCTTCTACCGTAAAGGATCCAGAGATTGATGAACTACCATTTGGGATTTCACCGTTTACAGAAGGAGCAGAATAAACCACATTATCAAGAACGATCGCAATTGCATCTCTGTTTTGAGCCGCTTTTGCAGTAATTTTCTTCCATTCACGTGCACCTTCGCTGTTCATTTGCATACCAACCACAGGTTGATTTTTCTCATCAAAGTTTGCTGTTGCATCCGTAATGACATCTCCTGTCAATACAGCACCGTTGTCTTGTCCAGACCCTTTAATTGCATATAATGATAGTTGCTCAGGTGTCTTTTGCTCTGGTTTAACAGCCCATAAAAGCTTTAAGTTTCCAGGTAGGATTGATTTTACCTCTGGACGTTGTAAATAAGCATTTACTTTTGCTGTATCTTTTAATGAAGCAATACCAACCATTGAACCTGGCATAAGCGCCATTTGTTGATTTTCGCCCATATAA
The DNA window shown above is from Sphingobacterium thalpophilum and carries:
- a CDS encoding NAD(P)/FAD-dependent oxidoreductase, translating into MINTDICIIGAGPVGLFAVFEAGLLKMRCHLIDVLPQVGGQLSEIYPHKPIYDIPGYPSITAQELIDKQLEQIKPFDPTFTLGERVEHITKQDDGSFIVETNDHTMVHTQVIVIAGGLGCFEPRKPEIPNLHLFEGKGVDYMVKDPAKYRDKKIVIAGGGDSALDWTFHLADIAQQVTLIHRSDSFRGAPDSAEKVFKLAQQGKINLLLSHNLTNIHGNDYLSHVETTNKEKEVTATDADYFIPLYGLTPKLGPIADWGLNIDKNAIEVNTLDYSTNIERIYAIGDINTYPGKLKLILCGYHEAALMCQSAFKFVYPDQKLTFKYTTVNGINTF
- the secDF gene encoding protein translocase subunit SecDF, yielding MQGKGLIKLLVIVVSLACLYSLSFTWVTRNVERDAENFAKGDLAKEKSYLDSMAGEVVYNLGFAKYTYREAKANELALGLDLKGGMNVTMEISLDELIRNLANNPKDEKFNKALEQAVAKSKTSAKTVVALFMEEYKSIGATTPLSTFFSTKDNASLIKPGDSDSKVESFLQKEADNAIQNSYKVLRTRIDKFGVASPNIQIQQGTNRILIELPGVKDESRVRNLLQGSAKLEFYETYTNQEVYPILENIDKTLASTLKAAPAATTNAAADTSKKSDDLLSNLTGGKKDAKKDSAAVNLGQKNPLFEVLRPAVYMGENQQMALMPGSMVGIASLKDTAKVNAYLQRPEVKSILPGNLKLLWAVKPEQKTPEQLSLYAIKGSGQDNGAVLTGDVITDATANFDEKNQPVVGMQMNSEGAREWKKITAKAAQNRDAIAIVLDNVVYSAPSVNGEIPNGSSSISGSFTVEDTKDLANVLKAGRLPTTAKIVEEAIVGPTLGQAAIDAGVNSAVIGIIVVMIFMIAYYNTAGIVANIAVLLNVFIIMGVLASLNAVLTLPGIAGIVLTMGTAVDANVLIYERIREELGLGKSIRQAVADGYKHALPSILDSQITTFLIGIILFLFGSGPILGFATTLMVGIITSLFTAILVTRVIFEWMLAKDFKIKVSFPWSANTLHNANFKFVQKRKIFYAISIVAVLISAASIFTKGFSLGVDFQGGRTYTVRYDKPVDLEAVRTNLDDIFQKTTEVKVFGASNQLRITTTYHIEETSDTADKEVLDKLNQGLSKVDASNKHEILSSQKVGPSIATDIKSRATSSAIFSIIIVAAYILIRFHKWEYSVGAAIATIHDAIILLGLFSILDGIVPFSLDIDQHFVAAILTVIAYSVNDTVVVFDRLREFVSKPNAHNEDLGDVVNHAINSTLSRTIITSLTIVFVLAVLFIFGGEVIRGFSFAILIGVIVGTYSSIILAAPSVYDLRKGKHLAEGNTAKKAEVVRP
- a CDS encoding MarR family winged helix-turn-helix transcriptional regulator, which codes for MLNEKFDRYSFILDQTAKKVKQFAQSSFAEKGFDITVDQWTILKALYETDQLSQKELAKRCGKDQPTLTRIVDILLKKNLAERITDETDRRSLYLHLTEEGKLKVASLTPLVTEIRMKAWENLADEDFEAFTRILNTIYNNLNIE